In Geminocystis sp. NIES-3709, a single genomic region encodes these proteins:
- a CDS encoding Gfo/Idh/MocA family protein, with amino-acid sequence MAHENKIKIAIIGTGFGKQIHLPAFQIHPRTEVTAIYHHDLNKAKSIAQEYNIPFASDNLEDICSSPNVDVVSISTPPFLHYDMAKIALENDKHILLEKPINLNSNETKKLWELAQKKGKIAVTDFEFRFIPAWQLLKEYLDQDFVGKTRLIKIDWLVASRANPDRPWNWYSVKEKGGGVLGAIGSHVFDYINWLFGEVNTISAHLSCAIEQRPDPFSDNELKPVTADDTCLITLELKNYTPVQINLSSVTYQGRGHWLEIYGEKGTLVLGSSNLKDYVHGFKLYTSKEDKPLTEVEIPKRLAFPQVYTDGRLAPFIRVVDRLVTSINTNTNLEPSLKEGFYSQLLMDLTHQSDQQKQRLQVIYRSI; translated from the coding sequence ATGGCTCACGAAAATAAAATAAAAATTGCGATCATCGGTACTGGTTTTGGCAAACAAATTCATTTACCAGCTTTTCAAATTCATCCTCGCACAGAGGTTACAGCAATCTATCATCATGATTTAAACAAAGCAAAATCGATCGCTCAAGAGTATAATATTCCCTTTGCTAGTGATAATTTAGAAGATATTTGTTCTTCACCTAATGTAGATGTGGTTAGCATCTCAACACCGCCTTTTTTACATTATGATATGGCAAAAATAGCTCTTGAAAATGATAAACATATTCTGTTGGAAAAACCAATTAATCTTAATAGTAATGAGACTAAAAAATTATGGGAATTAGCTCAGAAAAAAGGTAAAATTGCAGTAACAGATTTTGAATTTCGTTTTATTCCTGCTTGGCAATTACTAAAGGAATATTTAGATCAAGATTTTGTTGGTAAAACTCGTTTAATTAAAATAGATTGGTTAGTAGCTTCTCGTGCTAATCCCGATCGACCATGGAATTGGTATTCTGTTAAAGAAAAAGGAGGAGGTGTATTAGGTGCGATCGGATCTCATGTTTTTGACTATATCAATTGGTTATTTGGCGAAGTAAATACCATTTCGGCTCATTTAAGTTGTGCGATCGAGCAACGGCCTGATCCCTTCTCTGACAACGAATTAAAGCCCGTTACTGCCGATGATACTTGTTTAATTACTCTTGAATTAAAAAACTATACACCAGTACAAATTAACCTAAGTTCTGTCACCTATCAAGGAAGAGGACACTGGTTAGAAATCTATGGAGAAAAAGGTACGTTAGTATTAGGGAGTAGTAACTTAAAAGACTATGTCCATGGTTTCAAACTTTATACTTCTAAGGAAGATAAACCCTTAACAGAGGTGGAAATCCCCAAAAGATTAGCGTTTCCTCAAGTTTACACTGATGGCAGACTAGCACCTTTTATTCGAGTTGTCGATCGATTAGTCACCAGTATAAATACGAATACGAATCTTGAACCATCTTTAAAAGAAGGATTTTATTCGCAATTATTAATGGATTTAACCCATCAATCTGATCAACAAAAACAAAGATTACAAGTAATTTATAGAAGTATTTAA
- a CDS encoding DUF4346 domain-containing protein — MTATLSLTELDNELSKRDIQLDPDGYFIIYINREDGLICADHYTNAINDQGLAVDPDTGEVIACKGSKPRMPTKTFTGRTAKEICVNLLEKTQPTPVSMLDHGAYLGREFMRAEYALKTGEDYIQD, encoded by the coding sequence ATGACAGCAACTTTATCATTAACAGAATTAGACAATGAACTATCAAAAAGGGATATACAGTTAGATCCTGACGGTTACTTTATTATATATATAAATCGAGAAGACGGATTAATTTGTGCAGATCATTATACTAACGCTATAAATGATCAAGGATTGGCTGTTGATCCAGATACAGGAGAAGTTATAGCTTGTAAAGGTAGTAAACCAAGAATGCCGACAAAAACCTTTACAGGTAGAACAGCGAAGGAAATTTGTGTTAATTTGTTAGAAAAAACTCAACCTACTCCTGTGAGTATGCTAGATCATGGGGCTTATTTAGGTAGAGAGTTTATGCGGGCGGAATACGCTTTAAAAACAGGAGAAGATTATATTCAAGACTGA
- a CDS encoding UDP-glucuronic acid decarboxylase family protein: protein MRILVTGGAGFVGSHLVDRLMEQGHEVLCLDNFYTGTKNNIQQWFNHPRFELIRHDITEPIRLEVDQIYHLACPASPIHYQFNPVKTIKVNVMGTLNMLGLAKRVKARFLLASTSEVYGDPDVHPQPEEYRGNVNCIGIRSCYDEGKRVAETLSFDYYREHKLEVRVARIFNTYGPRMLEKDGRVVSNFIAQAIRKIPLTIYGDGLQTRSFCYVSDLVEGLMSLMNNDYIGPVNLGNPGEYTILELAQTIQEMVNPDAELVYKPLPEDDPKQRQPDITKAKHYLSWQPTIPLKEGLQRTIDDFRNRIEIK, encoded by the coding sequence ATGAGAATTTTAGTTACTGGTGGTGCTGGATTTGTCGGATCTCATTTAGTCGATCGACTTATGGAACAAGGACATGAAGTATTATGTTTAGATAATTTTTATACGGGGACAAAAAATAATATTCAACAATGGTTTAATCATCCTCGTTTCGAGTTAATTCGTCACGATATTACCGAACCGATCCGCTTAGAAGTAGATCAAATTTATCATTTAGCCTGTCCTGCTTCCCCTATTCATTACCAATTTAACCCCGTCAAAACGATTAAAGTAAATGTGATGGGTACGTTAAATATGTTGGGGTTAGCAAAACGAGTTAAAGCTAGGTTTTTATTAGCTTCCACCTCTGAAGTGTATGGAGATCCAGATGTACATCCTCAACCGGAAGAATATCGAGGTAATGTAAATTGTATTGGTATTCGTAGTTGTTATGACGAAGGTAAACGAGTTGCTGAAACTTTATCCTTTGACTATTATAGAGAACATAAATTAGAAGTACGAGTTGCACGAATTTTCAACACTTATGGCCCGAGAATGTTAGAAAAAGACGGTAGAGTAGTTAGTAATTTTATCGCCCAAGCGATTAGAAAGATTCCCTTAACCATTTATGGAGATGGTTTACAAACTCGCAGTTTTTGCTATGTTTCGGATTTAGTCGAAGGTTTAATGAGTCTGATGAATAATGATTATATTGGGCCCGTAAATTTAGGTAATCCGGGGGAATATACTATTTTAGAGTTAGCGCAAACTATTCAAGAAATGGTTAATCCTGATGCTGAATTAGTTTACAAACCTTTACCAGAAGATGATCCCAAACAACGTCAACCTGATATTACTAAAGCAAAGCACTATTTAAGTTGGCAACCAACTATTCCTCTCAAGGAAGGTTTACAACGCACGATCGATGATTTTCGTAACCGTATTGAAATTAAATAA